CTCTCTTATTTTTTTCAAGTGCAAAAACCTGAAGAGTTCTGGAGTAAAGTCCACCTAACAAGACAATCGTTATCGTATATTATCCATTAAAATTTTGTTAAAGTTTTGAACAAAATTCGTTCGATATGACTATTAACATAAAGAAGGGTCTTTCAGGGTCTAATAGAGAGTACTTTTCAGGCTTTTCATCACCCTCCTCCGAAGCCAGATTCTGACTCGTTTGGGATCTGGCTTTATTTTTTTATTTTTACAAGCAGAGGAAGGTAAAAAAAACCTATCCTATCTAATTTCCCCAGTTTCTTCTTTTGGGCCCTGAAGATGCTTTAAAATCGCATCGACCGGTTGATAGGCCGGAGCCAGGTTGGTTTTTTCGGGAGCAAGCTTCAGCATCGGCTCCCGGCGAAATGCCTGATAGTGTTCCGCCTGCTCCGCTGACGGCTCGAAACCTTTGTTCAAATGCGGAGCCAGCATAATCAGCAGTTCCGAGTTGGTTTTTTCCTTCCTTTCGCTTGAAAACAGAATCCCCAGAAGCGGCAGATTTCCCAACAGGGGCACCTTCTGAGTCGTTATCAGCGTATCTTTCCGGCGCAGGCCGCCTAAAACAATCACCTGGCCGTCCTCTACCAGCAGCGTCGTGCGGGCCTGGCGGGTATTGACAATCGGTACATTGGTGGACGATTTGCCGGAGGTCACATTCTGTTTGGGCTGAATCGTCATCTGGATTTTCCGCTCGTCGGTCACCACTGCCTTGACCGTCAGCGTCACGCCCACTTCCTTAAATTTCGTGCTCGTCAAAGTCCCCCCGCCGGATGTATCGCTGGTTTCTGTATAGGGGATTTCCTCAACGGTTTTGATTTCGGCCTCCTGCCCGCTAAGTACCACGATTCGAGGCGTTGCCAGCAGCTCCACACGCCGCTGCTGCTGGAGCGCATGGAGTGTTGCCGTCAAATCCCCGTTGAGAAACGTAAGGTCCATCCCCGCTGAGGCCGGCGGGTTGGTATCAAAGGTGTCCAGCAGAATCTGCTTGGAGGTCGTTCCTCTGCCCTCTGCCCCCCCCAGCAGAAACTGCCAGTTGACGCCGATTTCGGTATCGTCCATCAGCATGACGTCTGCAATCACAACCTCAATCAGAATCTGTTCAGGCATCCGGTCGGCCTGACGCACCTCACTGACAATCCGCTCCAGATAGTCGGGCAAATCACACAGGAGAAGCGAGTTGGTAGCCGCGTCAATCGAAACCTTGCCGGCCGAAGAAAGCATTCCGCTGACCAGGTCTTTGAGATTTTCGGCACGGAGAAACTTCAGCATGACCGTCTGGACGGCCATCTGACGCCCGTCGATGAGCACGACCGCCGAATCAGAGGATTTCGTCAGAGACTCTTCAGCCATCAGATTCCCAAACGGATCACGGGAAACAGGTGTCTGCTGGGCGAAACAAAACACGCCAAAAAGAATAATTCCCGAAGCTGCGGTTTGTATAAGTCGGTTCATCATCTTATTTCTCCTTTGATTTCTCCGGCGGCGACGGCTCCTGACTGTCCGGAGTCCGTGCAATCGGCACCAGCAGGCACACCCGCCCCGCCAGCAGGCCCGGACGCTCTCTGGCCGAGTCAATCTTCAGCGAATCCAGCAGTACAGATTGAGGATAGGACTCGAGCTGTCGAAACCACTGAATCCAGGCGTCATATGTGCCGTACATCATCAGTTTGACCGCCCGGATATCCACAGTCCTGGATTCATTGGGCAAAACGGAAAGAGTCTTCGGGGCCGCCTCATATTCCACGGAGGCCAGATGGCAGCGTGTCTGCAGGGCCGCCTGTTCCAGCCAGGCAAAAAAAGTTTCGGCCTGGGCGGGGGTTAAGATTGATGAGGGCTCCGCCGCCTGCTGTTCTTCGAGCTGCCGCAGCTGGGCGTCCAGACGCTCGTTCATTCGTTCCATCGACGCCAGACGTTCGGCGTAGAGTGCATCAAACCGCCGTTGCTCAGAAGAGGCCTTTGCCGACTGGACAAGCGGATGCAGGAACAGCGGATAGCCCGCCGCCAGAATCAGTCCAGTCGCCAAAACAGGCAGCCAATCCCGAAGCCATGCTCCCTGTTTAATCAGCCGCAGCCTCTGCATCCTTCTTTTCTCCTGTCTTTTCTCCTGTTTCAGTAGGGTTCATCCGGCAAACAATCCGAAACTCATACATTCGTCCGGACGATGCACTCAGCCGACTTTCCGTTATCTGGGTGTTCGAAATTCGGGGACTTTGGCCCAGCTGTGCTGCAAACTGATGAACAGCCTGCAGGGACAAAGCCCTGCCTGCGATTCCGATATGTCCTTTCCGGTCCATTTCCAGAGAAGTCATTTGAACCGAAGACGGGACGGCGCCGGCAATCTCATCAAAAACTGAAGAGAAGGAGTAAAGGTTTTTTTGACGGAGGAGCTGTCGGCTGCTCTGATGCAGGTCACGGAGGCGGTCGAGTTTTTCTTTGGCCTGTTTTTGGCTTTCGGCCAGCCGCGCCAAACGCAGCGGTTCAGGGGAAAGCGAATCCGCCGACGCATTCAGAGGCCCCAGTCGGGCGGCCGCATAAAATCCTGCAATCATCAAAGCGGCTGCCGCAACCGTCTTTCGCAGACTTTTGTGCCAGGCATACAGCTGCGGCACATCCGGCGGCAGCAAATCCGGCATTGTCTGTGCGGACGGCTGAATCCCCGTCCAGGCGGCTCCGAGGGCCGCCGCTCCAATCAGCCGGTTGTCTTTCGGTACGATGCCGTTGGGCCGCCAGTCGGGTGTGATCCAAATCACTGTCCGGCCCCACAGCCCTTCTAATGCAGATGACAGCGCATTCTTGACACCATCTGTTTGATCCAAAACCACGATAATTCGGCCGTGATGCGGAAACGAAATTCCTTTTTCTAATTCATAAAACTGCTGGATTGTCCGAATCTGCCCGAAAAGAAAGGAGGCGATGTCCGTTTGTCCCTCCCGGGAAAACCGCTGCACAAAATCCAATTTCCGCTCTAAATAAACGCAAACCGTCAGCGTCTGACCGGTCAGGGAAGCCAGCAGAAGATTTTTGCTCGCTCGGGTCTCTTCGCAGAAGGACTCCGCGGCCTGATAGACGGCACAGAAATCCGTCTGAAGCGACTGAATCCGGATTCCCGCCAGCCGGAAGGTCTCCACCAGACTGCGAATGCATTCCCGGGTTGTCAGGACTGCAAGAATCTTCTCTTTCCCATCATCATCTGCCCCAATCAGTCGGTAATCCGCATAAGGAGTCCGTTTTGCCAGAATCGGGCTGAAACGCATTTCGGTATGGATGAACTTCTGCATATTCGACGGAAGTTCGGCCGGCAAATCCAGAATTTGCGCCGTCGTCTGCCGGTCCGGCACTACAACGACCGCCTCTCGGAGACTGATTCGGGCACTTGTGAGCATTTTCCGGATTCGAGCCGCCGTCCGGGCCGGAGACTGAACCCAGCCTGCGCATACCTCTCCCGGCGGCAGGTCCGCACGGGCAGAGCGAAGACGGATGATTTGGGAGCCGGCGGCCTGGACGCAGACGGCCTCGATATAGGCATCCGTCAAAACAATCCCCAACGACTCTTTTTTACGGTCGGTTTTCATGGATTGACTCGAAAGGATTGAATCGAAACCGGATAGGGCGAAGACAGCCCTGTACGCACTTCGGCTACCAGACGGGCCTGATAGCCGGCGGCGGTTCTCCCGATGGACTCTATCGTAATCAAAGGCGGACTGCCGGCTACCGAAACACTGTAGGAATCCTCAAAAAAGGGTTTATTCGCAAACCCGCTTTTCCAGGAAATATCCTGCCGAATTGCGGCAATGGCATCGTTCAGCCCCGCCTCTGCGACCGCCAGGGCTCGGGTCATCTCCCGATGGTTGCTCACCTGCAAAAGCTCCTGCGTCGTCAAATGAAGCATCCCGATCACCAGAGCCGCCGTAAGAGCCAGCAGGAACACCACAATCAGCAGCACACTGCCGGAACAAGTTGTCCTCGTTCTTGCCGACACTATTTTTCTCCGATTTATGACAGAATCCGCCTCTTTCAATTCATCGTCTATACAGGGATGTCGATTAAGCGGCTTTTCCTGCGGTTTGAATCTTCTTCCAAATGGTCTGCCAACGTCGAAGAGGTCCGCCTTATCGGAACAGACCGCCGTTTTGCCGAATTGAGGCAAAGATGAGAAAATAAGTCCGATAAATCCCTAATCGCTACATTCTTCCGGCGGCCCATTCGATTGAACGCCGAAGAATCAGCCATCCTTCATCCGTCAGCCAGCTGTTGTTAAATCCGCTGTAGCCCCAGGGCAAAACCACCCGACGAGCCGGAGCCGGCTGACCGCCCCAAAGAGCTTCCCCCGCTTCAATGGCCGCCAGATTCACATCCGAATACAAAAGCCGCATTCCCAAAGGCACAAGTCCCCCAGCCGTTGTCCCTCGGATGCGAACCAGATCGGCCAGCAGATTATTCAAGACAACCACATAGTTATTCAGGCCGTAGGAAGCTGTAATCGGATGAGAGTTGTTTACAATCCGCACCCCCCAGGCCCAATACCCCGTTCCTTCCTGACTGGAAATCCGCATATCATCATGGCAATTCTCATGCTCGATCACGACGCCGATCGGAACCATCGCCGCTTTAGCCCCCAGATTTTGACATCCGCAGCTGGAGGGGATAACAAGGACGTCCGCCGCCGCAGCCGCCCTGTCAATCTGGCTCTGGGAGGCGTTGTCGTCCAACAGCGAAATCTGATACCCCCAGCCCCCGAGCCGCTGAGTAAGCCGACGTTCATACGTGCTCAGCGAGGCCGGATTGCCGACAACCAGCAGAACCCGAAGGACGGCAGCCGTCTGTTCGGTTCGAAGAAAGACGGAAAAATCGAAGGATTCTCTTCGCCCTCCTGTACCGGTAATGTCTGAACTGATTCGAAGGAGTCGAATCTGAGATGTCTCCGCAGCGGGATTGACCAAATCAGACGGAGAAAACCCGGTTATCTGAAACCGAGTGACCGGCCCGGCCAGCAGCGACAAATCTCCTGTCGGACCAAAATAAACATATCCATCGGGCCTGACTTCATAGCGGAAGGTTTGTCCGGCTGCGTCCTGGAACTCCACAAATCCGAGGGTCTGGGCGGGGCCGCTGACGGCGGATATCGAGCGAGCCGCCGCCAAATGACGATTCAGATGCTCCTGAAGAACCCGAACGTTCTGCTGGATCTCCGAGGCGGATTCTTTGGAGTCCCACCCCGCCTGCAGAAGCCGAAACTGCGGCAGAATCACCACAAACACCATCGAAACCAGCGACAGGGCCAGAATCATCTCCACCAGCGTCCAGCCGCTTCCGAATCGTTCCGGTTTTTCGAGCCGCCTGTTCATTCTGTTCCTTATTGAAGTCTGGCAATTCGGCTTCGCAGCACGGCTAACACCTCCGTCCCGTCCAGCACACCGTTTCGATTTTCATCATAGCCGACCGAAACGGACACCGTACGAAGCCGCGTATCCGAGTCTGCCTGGATCGTTCCCAGATATCCGCCGCCCAGCCCACGGTTGGACACGGACCAGGAGGAAGAAAAGTCCGCGGCAGCGCGGACTCGAAGTTCTTCCAGCTGATTCTGGGCCAAAATCAGCGAACGGGCGGCCTTTTCCGCCCGGGATGTAAAGAAATACACCCGACTGGTCGCCTGCAGGATCGGCACCATCGCCAGCGAGAGAATCAGCGTGGAGACCAGTACTTCCGTAAAGGTCATCCCCGAACGAAAAAACCCGTTTGAATGCCGATTCATTCTTCTTTCCGGCATAAAACGGCTCCTGTTGCCGGAATCACCGTAAGGGTATAACGGATGTTTCCCGCAGAAAGACGAATCTGAGTGTCGCTGCCGCTGAGGAGGTTGCCCAGCGGACCGAATGCAAAGGTCCGACCGCCTGTACAGACTACGGCGGAGGGAAACGACACACTCGTTCGAATAACTCCGCTTTGACGGCTGCATACAGAATAGCCGGTGTAGGGGTCCCCGCCTTCCATCCGGAGTTCATAGCCGGACGGATTGCCCGCGGCATCCGCCAGGGCCAGCTGACGGGTCCAGCGCAGGTCGGCGGCCAGCTGACGGGCCGCCGTCTTGGCTGACTGCCTGCTCACAGCCCCCATCGGCAAACGCGGAACCGCCGCCGCTGCCAGCAGCCCCGCCAAAAGAAGCACAAACAGCAGTTCCATAACACTGATACCCGCCGATGCCCGTTTCACCGTTTCGCCCTCAAAAAAAGAGGGACACCGCACTCACAAAGCGGTATCCCTGCTGATTGCTTCGAAACAATACAGTTTACTCAATCAGTGATTGCACGTCACCCGATGATTGGCATTCATGGTGTACGTGCCGCCCAGCGGACAGACCGGTGCGCCGTCCGGAAAATAGGTCGTGTTGTTCGTGACGTTCGACAAAGCCGCCGGATAGCTGCCCTGGTCCACGTAGTACATTTCAATGGCCGAATTGATTAAGCTGATGTTTGTATCACAAGCCCGCTGTCGGGCATTGCTGGCACTCTGCGAAATGCGGGGCAGAGCAATCGCCGCCAAAGCCCCCAGAATCATCACGACAATCAGCAGTTCTACCAGCGTAATACCTTTTTTATCCTTCATGGCCTTACCTTTCCTGTTCTATTGTCTGTCTGTTCCGCTTCCACCGTGCATCCGTTTCATCGTCCAAAACGAAGCCCGACTTTTGCACGGACGCATTTTTTTTCAAATCATTTTCCGTCGCGGCGGCTTATTTGATATGGCTCATATAATCAAACATGGGCAGATAAACTCCCAGCAGAATCAGCCCGACCGCCGCCCCCATGATGACCGATAACATCGGCTCCAGTTTCACCAGAATCGCGTTTGTCCTCCGCTGAACCGCATGGTCCAGATAATCCGCCCCTTTGGCGAGCATCTGCGGCACCAGACCCGCCTGTTCTCCGGCATGGGCCAGCTGGACAATCACCGGCGGGAATATCGGATGTTCGGCCAGCAGCTGCGACAGAGAACCGCCGCTCATAATCTCCTGTTCGATTCGCTCTCCGATTCGATTCAAAACACTGTTGCGGCAGACCTGACGGGCCTGCTGAAGGGCCTGAACAATCCCGACACCGGCCGACGACATCATCGCAAAGGTCCGAATATACCGGCTGACCAGCATCATTTTCACCAGCGGCCCGACTGCCGGAAGGTTGAGAACCGCTTTATCCCACAGCGTCTGCAATTTCGGATGGTTTCTCCATCGTTTCCAGCTCCAGTAGGAAACACCTACCAGGAGCGGAAAAATCCAGAAATAATGACGCACCAGTTCGCTAAGCCCTATCAGAATCTGCGTCGGCCAAGGCAGTTCAATATGCAGCTGCTGATAGAGCCGCTGGAAAACCGGTATTACAAAAATCACAATAGCCGTCAGGATAGCCGCACAAAGCAGAGCCACCACAGCCGGATACAGAAACGCCCCTTTCACTTTTGTTTTCACTTCCAGCTGCTTTTCATAATATTCCGCCGCTTTCCGGAGTGTCTCAGCCAATTTCCCGCCGCTCTGTCCGGCCTCGAGCATCCCCAGAAAGAAATCTCCGAAGATCTCTCGATAGGGTTCAAAGGCCGACGCAAGCGGCACACCAGTCTCTATCGAACGCCGCACCGAGCTCAAAATGGACTTGAGCGTTTCATTGGAGGCCTGCTCCTCGAGGGTTTCCAGACATCGCACCACGGTCAGGCCTGCCGCAAACATTCCCGAGAATTCATAAGCAAACGCCACAATCTCCGTCGGACGAATCCTCTTTTTAGGAGAAACGGCAGTTCCTGTCCGCTCCAACGGCTTGGCCTCCAGCAGACGGCAGCCCAATTTTCGCAATTCCGCCTCCAGATGGGCGGTGTCTGCTGCATCCTCATAAATGCCGGCCAGCCGGTTCCCGCGGCTGTTTTCCGCTATATACTGATACAAAGGCATTTGCTTTATCTTTCCCGCATATCAATCACGCGCAGGACTTCCTCCAGCGTCGTTCGGCCCTGCCGGACAGCCGAAAGTCCCTGCATTTTCAGCGTCTTCATTCCCTCCTGAATCGCCTGCTCCTTTAATTCATCTTCCGACGCCCCGGAGACAATCAGACGGCGAATCGAGGGCGTCATCATCAAAATCTCATAAACGGCCGCACGTCCCAGATATCCCGTCCGGCGGCAGTCGCCGCAGCCCGTTCCCCGATAGAGAACGGTCGGGCCATCCGCATCGGCGAAGAGTCTCATTTCCTCCGGCTGCGGTTTATAGGGATGACGGCACCGGGGGCAAATCGTCCGAACAAGCCGCTGCGTAATCACTCCCAGCAGGGCACCGGCCAGCTGATGAGCGGCCACACCCAAATTGAGAAACCGCGGAATGACTCCAACGGCGGTGTTTGTGTGCAGGGTGCTCAGAACCAAATGGCCGGTCTGGGCCGCGCTGACGGCTATCTCGGCCGTTTCCTCGTCCCGAATTTCTCCAATCAGAATGATATCCGGGTCCTGACGAAGAATGCTTCGCAGGGCCGAAGCAAAGGTAAGACGAATATCCGGTTTGACCTGCACCTGCGTAATCCCGGCAATCTGATACTCCACCGGGTCTTCCACCGTCACAATGTTGTGTTCCGGACGATTCAGCTGCTGAATCATCGAATACAGCGTGGTGGTTTTGCCGCTCCCTGTAGGCCCTGTCAGCAGAATCATCCCGTACGGATTGCTCAGCAGAGAATGAAACTTCTCCAAATCCGACGGCTCGCTTACCAGTTCCTCCAGTCGACGCAGACCGGTTTGGGAGTCCAGAATGCGGATAACAATCTTTTCTCCTCCAACCGCCGGCAGCGAAGACACACGCAAATCATACAATTTACCCTGCTGCTCCAGGGCAATATGCCCGTCCTGCGGAAGCCGCTGCTCCGAAATGTCCATATTCGCCAGGATTTTAATATGAGAGATCACCTGACGCTGCACGGACGAAGGGACCTCCAGGGCATCCTGAAGAAGCCCGTCTATCCGGTAGCGGACTTTCATATCCGGCTGCTGCGGCTCCAGATGAATATCGCTGGCGCGGCTGTCGATTGCCCCGGTCAGAATGGATTCAACCAGTCGTACAACCGGCGCATCGGCCGACCGGACGGCCTGCCGAACCGGCGTATGTTTCTTCTCTTCGGAGGGTTTATTCTTCAGCCGCATGGACACAATGTCCTGGCGGGTCAGATTTTCTACATTATAATGTTTCTGAATCGCCTGACGGATGGCTTCCGCCCCGGCCGCCACCGGCTGAACTTCATAACCCGTACGGGCCGCTATCATCTGGCGAACAGACAGATTCAGCGGGCTGCTCATGGCCACAATCAGCTTGTCTGCCTGGATACGAAGCGGAATCAGGCCGTAGCGGCGGGCGGTCTCCGGGGGAATCAGTTTCAGGACGGTGGGGTCCACCATTTCCGGAGTCAGGGGGATAAACTCGATTCCGCTGCAGACTGCGGCCAATTCGGTCAGAGCATCCTCATTCAGCCACTCCTTTTGCCGGAGCAGATGAAAAAGACTTTCCCCGGTTCTTTCCTGCTCGGCCAGAACTTCCTGAATCTGCTCTTCCGAAAGAAGTTTCCGCTGCCGCAAGACACTCAAAACCGCGGCCGTCTGTTCATCAATTCCGGACGAAATCGCTTTCATTCGATACTCCATGCGCAGAAAAAACCAAACATCCTCTTTCTTTTCGACCGGATGAGCGCTCTGCTTAACCGACGGTTTCCGGAAGGTTTACATAAAAGAAAAAGATTCTGCAAAAACAGACAGGGGATTTGACCGATATGATGACGTTGACGGACATATTTAGAATGGACATACTGGATATATATACGAGAATATATGGCCATTAAACAAGAAGTTTTTCCTCTTGAATCCAGTCCGCTCACGGAAGAGCAGACCCTTTTTGAGGCTGGACGGGCCGTGCGAAGCCTCTCCCACTTTGTGAAAAATCTCCTTCAAATGGTCGGAGGGAGCGCCGAAGTGGCCCAAACGTCCCTTCAAACCGGCAACTCGAAATGCCTTGAGAAAAGTCTCAATCTTCTCCTGCCCAATCTCGAGCGGCTGCGCCGAACAGTCCTTGACTTGTGTGAATACAGCCGAATCCGCCCTATCGAAGCAGCTGTTTGCGACATCAAAACACTTTGGGAGAATGCTTTGGCGGATTTACCTGCCGCTGGGAAGGAAAAACTTCCTCCAATCACCCTGCAAACTGACAGTCGCTTGCCCTGTGCTTATTTGGACTCGGACAAAATCCGTCAGATGTTCCGGCATATCCTCATTTTTCTGCTGGATCAGAAAGCCGATTCGATATCCGTCGAAATCCGGATTCTGCCGAATCCGCCACAATGGTTTATCTCTTTTGCCTGGGAAGGCATCCTGCCGGAAAATCCGCACAGTCTTTTTGAACCCGCCGAACCCCAAGGCAGCCAATGGGGGACGGGGCTGGATTTGCCCCTGGCGGCTCGATTCATCCATCAGCACAATGGACATATGGAGGCCGTGCAGGAAGGGAAAAACGCATTGCTGCGGCTCTATCTGCCCTCGCAGACGTTTTAAGAAAAGCACCATGCTTCCATTCTGCGGCTGGGCCGAGACTTGCTCCCAAAACTATTCCCGCGCATAAGTCTTTCCGTCATTCCCGCGACTTGTTCTCCGAAGCTTCAGCGAAGGAGAAAGGCGGGAATCCAGACCTTTTAGTTTTTGGGGTTGAGATACTTAGAATTGATTCAGGAAGCGGATGTCGTTTTCGAACAGAAGCCGGATATCCGAAATGCCGTATTTCTTCATCGCCAGCCGCTCAATGCCGAACCCAAACGCCCAGCCGGTGTATTTTTCGCTGTCGATTCCCACGGCATCAAAGACATTCGGGTCCACCATCCCGCAGCCGCCGATTTCCATCCAGTGTTCACTGCCGTCTTTGTCCGTCCACAGGATATCTACCTCACAGCTGGGCTCTGTAAACGGAAAGAAGCTGGGGCGAAACTGCCATTTCGTGCCGGCCCCGAAAAAGATTTGAATGAACTGGTGAATTGTACTTTTCAGGTCCACCATGCTGACGCCCTCATCCACCACAAGGGCCTCCAGCTGATGGAACATAAACATATGCGTGGCATCCACCGTATCCGGCCGATACACCCGTCCCGGCGCAACCACCCGAATCGGAGGTTTCTGCCGCTCCATCACCCGAATCTGAATCGTCGAGGTCTGACTGCGCAGCAGCCGCCGGTCATCAATGTAGAAATTGTCCATCGGGTCGCGGGCCGGATGCTCCGGCGGAATATTCAGCGCAATAAAATTGTGCCATTCAT
This window of the Anaerohalosphaeraceae bacterium genome carries:
- a CDS encoding secretin N-terminal domain-containing protein, translated to MMNRLIQTAASGIILFGVFCFAQQTPVSRDPFGNLMAEESLTKSSDSAVVLIDGRQMAVQTVMLKFLRAENLKDLVSGMLSSAGKVSIDAATNSLLLCDLPDYLERIVSEVRQADRMPEQILIEVVIADVMLMDDTEIGVNWQFLLGGAEGRGTTSKQILLDTFDTNPPASAGMDLTFLNGDLTATLHALQQQRRVELLATPRIVVLSGQEAEIKTVEEIPYTETSDTSGGGTLTSTKFKEVGVTLTVKAVVTDERKIQMTIQPKQNVTSGKSSTNVPIVNTRQARTTLLVEDGQVIVLGGLRRKDTLITTQKVPLLGNLPLLGILFSSERKEKTNSELLIMLAPHLNKGFEPSAEQAEHYQAFRREPMLKLAPEKTNLAPAYQPVDAILKHLQGPKEETGEIR
- a CDS encoding PilN domain-containing protein, translating into MKTDRKKESLGIVLTDAYIEAVCVQAAGSQIIRLRSARADLPPGEVCAGWVQSPARTAARIRKMLTSARISLREAVVVVPDRQTTAQILDLPAELPSNMQKFIHTEMRFSPILAKRTPYADYRLIGADDDGKEKILAVLTTRECIRSLVETFRLAGIRIQSLQTDFCAVYQAAESFCEETRASKNLLLASLTGQTLTVCVYLERKLDFVQRFSREGQTDIASFLFGQIRTIQQFYELEKGISFPHHGRIIVVLDQTDGVKNALSSALEGLWGRTVIWITPDWRPNGIVPKDNRLIGAAALGAAWTGIQPSAQTMPDLLPPDVPQLYAWHKSLRKTVAAAALMIAGFYAAARLGPLNASADSLSPEPLRLARLAESQKQAKEKLDRLRDLHQSSRQLLRQKNLYSFSSVFDEIAGAVPSSVQMTSLEMDRKGHIGIAGRALSLQAVHQFAAQLGQSPRISNTQITESRLSASSGRMYEFRIVCRMNPTETGEKTGEKKDAEAAAD
- a CDS encoding type II secretion system protein; this translates as MNRRLEKPERFGSGWTLVEMILALSLVSMVFVVILPQFRLLQAGWDSKESASEIQQNVRVLQEHLNRHLAAARSISAVSGPAQTLGFVEFQDAAGQTFRYEVRPDGYVYFGPTGDLSLLAGPVTRFQITGFSPSDLVNPAAETSQIRLLRISSDITGTGGRRESFDFSVFLRTEQTAAVLRVLLVVGNPASLSTYERRLTQRLGGWGYQISLLDDNASQSQIDRAAAAADVLVIPSSCGCQNLGAKAAMVPIGVVIEHENCHDDMRISSQEGTGYWAWGVRIVNNSHPITASYGLNNYVVVLNNLLADLVRIRGTTAGGLVPLGMRLLYSDVNLAAIEAGEALWGGQPAPARRVVLPWGYSGFNNSWLTDEGWLILRRSIEWAAGRM
- a CDS encoding prepilin-type N-terminal cleavage/methylation domain-containing protein; this encodes MKDKKGITLVELLIVVMILGALAAIALPRISQSASNARQRACDTNISLINSAIEMYYVDQGSYPAALSNVTNNTTYFPDGAPVCPLGGTYTMNANHRVTCNH
- a CDS encoding type II secretion system F family protein codes for the protein MPLYQYIAENSRGNRLAGIYEDAADTAHLEAELRKLGCRLLEAKPLERTGTAVSPKKRIRPTEIVAFAYEFSGMFAAGLTVVRCLETLEEQASNETLKSILSSVRRSIETGVPLASAFEPYREIFGDFFLGMLEAGQSGGKLAETLRKAAEYYEKQLEVKTKVKGAFLYPAVVALLCAAILTAIVIFVIPVFQRLYQQLHIELPWPTQILIGLSELVRHYFWIFPLLVGVSYWSWKRWRNHPKLQTLWDKAVLNLPAVGPLVKMMLVSRYIRTFAMMSSAGVGIVQALQQARQVCRNSVLNRIGERIEQEIMSGGSLSQLLAEHPIFPPVIVQLAHAGEQAGLVPQMLAKGADYLDHAVQRRTNAILVKLEPMLSVIMGAAVGLILLGVYLPMFDYMSHIK
- a CDS encoding GspE/PulE family protein is translated as MKAISSGIDEQTAAVLSVLRQRKLLSEEQIQEVLAEQERTGESLFHLLRQKEWLNEDALTELAAVCSGIEFIPLTPEMVDPTVLKLIPPETARRYGLIPLRIQADKLIVAMSSPLNLSVRQMIAARTGYEVQPVAAGAEAIRQAIQKHYNVENLTRQDIVSMRLKNKPSEEKKHTPVRQAVRSADAPVVRLVESILTGAIDSRASDIHLEPQQPDMKVRYRIDGLLQDALEVPSSVQRQVISHIKILANMDISEQRLPQDGHIALEQQGKLYDLRVSSLPAVGGEKIVIRILDSQTGLRRLEELVSEPSDLEKFHSLLSNPYGMILLTGPTGSGKTTTLYSMIQQLNRPEHNIVTVEDPVEYQIAGITQVQVKPDIRLTFASALRSILRQDPDIILIGEIRDEETAEIAVSAAQTGHLVLSTLHTNTAVGVIPRFLNLGVAAHQLAGALLGVITQRLVRTICPRCRHPYKPQPEEMRLFADADGPTVLYRGTGCGDCRRTGYLGRAAVYEILMMTPSIRRLIVSGASEDELKEQAIQEGMKTLKMQGLSAVRQGRTTLEEVLRVIDMRER
- the pheS gene encoding phenylalanine--tRNA ligase subunit alpha; amino-acid sequence: MLEQFEQIGRAALQELETVSNAEQLEAFRIKYLGRKGQVTLMLSQIGTLPAEFKKQGGQLANRIKNEVTEAFERKKNTLGTVHRGGPILDVTLPGLPVRQGKSHIISQTISELLEIFGRMGFAVAYGPEVEDEWHNFIALNIPPEHPARDPMDNFYIDDRRLLRSQTSTIQIRVMERQKPPIRVVAPGRVYRPDTVDATHMFMFHQLEALVVDEGVSMVDLKSTIHQFIQIFFGAGTKWQFRPSFFPFTEPSCEVDILWTDKDGSEHWMEIGGCGMVDPNVFDAVGIDSEKYTGWAFGFGIERLAMKKYGISDIRLLFENDIRFLNQF